In Thermotomaculum hydrothermale, a single genomic region encodes these proteins:
- a CDS encoding J domain-containing protein: MNYYEILGVSRNASIDEITAAFKKKVRDLHPDRFNTEEEKREAEKQFKEVTRAFNVLKDPEKRREYDRQLQDSFLKGEKKTVYSSVNSDELFKKGLVLYKKGEYENAETFFQGAIGRGMATADAYYHLALAQMHLPRRSKKVVENLENAISLDPLNVKFRIALADFYLQKGVKSKAIHHYKRALKLDPKNKRAIEVLRSFGIIKEKNFLEKLFGNLFKRG, encoded by the coding sequence ATGAATTACTATGAAATTTTAGGAGTTTCACGTAATGCTTCCATAGATGAAATAACTGCTGCCTTTAAAAAAAAGGTAAGAGATTTACATCCTGATAGATTTAATACTGAGGAAGAAAAGAGAGAAGCAGAGAAACAATTTAAAGAAGTAACACGTGCCTTCAATGTATTAAAAGATCCTGAAAAAAGAAGAGAATATGACAGGCAATTACAGGACTCCTTTTTGAAGGGAGAGAAAAAAACTGTATACTCTTCAGTGAACAGTGACGAATTGTTTAAGAAAGGCCTGGTATTATACAAAAAAGGTGAATATGAAAATGCAGAAACTTTTTTCCAGGGGGCTATTGGCAGGGGGATGGCGACTGCAGATGCATATTACCACCTTGCTTTGGCCCAAATGCATTTGCCAAGGAGAAGTAAAAAGGTTGTTGAAAATCTGGAAAATGCGATAAGCCTTGACCCTTTAAATGTTAAATTTAGAATTGCTCTCGCAGATTTTTATTTGCAAAAGGGAGTTAAATCAAAAGCTATTCATCATTATAAACGTGCTTTAAAGCTTGACCCGAAAAATAAAAGAGCAATAGAAGTTTTGAGAAGTTTTGGTATAATAAAAGAAAAGAATTTTTTAGAAAAGCTGTTCGGGAATCTTTTTAAGAGAGGTTAG
- a CDS encoding helix-turn-helix domain-containing protein — translation MKQIANFLKNFREKKGLLKEDIIAKTTLTKTVINLIEAGEFEKIGAEFYIRSFLKQYCSVIGLTDNETDEIIQKVVNAISKNKVKVNTKEEKKSNKLIVFILLVIFALIVFFVFFRGKKPKLKNIQQTKIVTKTENNSVSETLKKGFKESVNSSNESHSKELKVETPVEKKKNENPKSEANIKEPIANKPVEEKSSKTDIRETKNVKTEAIKNKVNIKFVASCMCWVNISFKGKVVRDFILKENEVYSIDVPKNSTLTVGNASCLKLYFNGRIVELGDEKVVRNILVE, via the coding sequence ATGAAACAAATAGCAAACTTTCTTAAAAATTTCAGAGAAAAAAAAGGGCTGTTAAAGGAAGATATAATAGCTAAAACAACCCTGACAAAAACAGTAATCAATTTAATAGAAGCAGGCGAATTTGAAAAAATAGGGGCTGAATTTTATATAAGAAGTTTTCTGAAACAGTACTGCTCAGTAATTGGATTAACTGATAACGAAACTGATGAAATTATTCAAAAAGTTGTAAATGCCATTTCTAAAAACAAGGTTAAGGTAAATACAAAAGAAGAAAAAAAGAGTAATAAACTTATTGTATTCATTTTATTGGTTATTTTTGCTTTAATTGTATTTTTTGTTTTTTTTAGGGGTAAAAAACCAAAACTTAAAAATATTCAACAAACTAAAATTGTAACCAAAACTGAAAATAATTCTGTTTCAGAAACCCTCAAAAAGGGTTTTAAAGAGAGTGTTAATTCAAGTAATGAATCACATAGTAAAGAGTTAAAAGTTGAAACACCTGTTGAAAAGAAAAAAAACGAAAATCCAAAAAGTGAGGCAAATATAAAAGAGCCAATAGCTAATAAACCTGTTGAGGAAAAATCATCCAAAACTGATATTAGAGAAACAAAAAATGTTAAAACTGAAGCTATTAAAAACAAAGTAAACATAAAATTTGTTGCTTCTTGTATGTGCTGGGTTAATATATCTTTTAAAGGGAAAGTTGTAAGGGATTTTATTTTAAAAGAAAACGAAGTTTACTCTATTGATGTTCCTAAAAATTCAACTTTAACTGTTGGCAACGCAAGTTGTTTAAAACTGTATTTCAATGGTAGAATAGTTGAGTTAGGTGATGAAAAGGTTGTCAGAAACATTTTGGTGGAATAA
- the accB gene encoding acetyl-CoA carboxylase biotin carboxyl carrier protein, whose translation MDIKEIKQLMEAFAKNGLTKLELTNGDFSIKLKKEVSEVKVVQAGEPVHVPSVTPAKVETVEEKEEGDENLIYITSPIIGTFYRAPSPDSDPYVEVGSRVKKGDVLCIVEAMKIMNEIESEYDGVIVKIFPKNAEAVEYGQKLFALKPE comes from the coding sequence ATGGATATAAAAGAAATAAAACAATTGATGGAAGCATTTGCTAAAAATGGTTTGACAAAGCTTGAACTTACAAATGGAGATTTTAGTATAAAATTAAAAAAAGAGGTCTCTGAAGTAAAGGTTGTGCAAGCAGGAGAACCAGTCCATGTTCCTTCTGTTACCCCTGCAAAGGTGGAAACTGTTGAAGAAAAAGAAGAGGGAGACGAAAACCTGATATACATTACATCTCCAATTATTGGAACATTTTACAGAGCACCCAGTCCAGATTCAGACCCTTATGTAGAGGTTGGAAGCAGGGTGAAAAAGGGAGATGTTCTTTGCATCGTTGAAGCTATGAAAATTATGAATGAAATTGAAAGTGAGTATGATGGGGTAATTGTCAAAATCTTCCCGAAAAATGCTGAGGCTGTGGAATACGGCCAGAAGCTTTTTGCGTTAAAGCCTGAGTAA
- the efp gene encoding elongation factor P, whose amino-acid sequence MYDTSDFRNGLKIEIDGTPFEIIEFLHVKPGKGGAFVRTKLKNLQTGAVLNKTFRSGEKVGKPDLVDRHMQFLYSQGDELVFMDLETYEQFTIPFEKIEDKAKFLKENMEVDVLYYKNEPISVELPTFVELEVVETEPGFKGDTATGGTKPAVLETGAKINVPLFINVGDKLKIDTRTGQYVERVK is encoded by the coding sequence ATGTACGATACAAGTGACTTTAGAAATGGTCTAAAAATTGAAATTGATGGCACCCCTTTTGAAATAATAGAGTTTTTACATGTAAAACCTGGGAAGGGTGGTGCTTTTGTTAGAACAAAGTTAAAAAATCTTCAAACCGGGGCGGTTTTAAACAAAACCTTTCGTTCAGGTGAAAAGGTGGGCAAACCTGACCTTGTTGATAGACATATGCAGTTTCTTTACTCTCAGGGCGATGAATTGGTTTTTATGGATCTGGAAACATACGAACAATTTACTATTCCCTTTGAAAAGATAGAGGATAAAGCAAAATTTTTGAAGGAAAATATGGAAGTAGACGTTCTATACTATAAAAATGAACCTATCTCTGTTGAGTTACCTACTTTTGTAGAATTAGAGGTTGTGGAAACAGAGCCTGGATTTAAGGGAGACACAGCAACTGGTGGAACGAAGCCGGCTGTTCTTGAAACAGGAGCTAAAATAAATGTCCCTCTGTTTATTAATGTTGGGGATAAATTAAAGATTGACACCAGAACCGGTCAGTATGTTGAGAGGGTGAAATAA
- a CDS encoding aminopeptidase P family protein produces MKNFQFDFKNRIQKLRDFLCLKKQKAVLFTDLKDIFYFSGFKGSKAFLLITGDKEFLITDFRYFEKVDKDGCYGELFKVKSSYFDDTAGFIFSLKIKEIVLDEAKTTCEIYNELTSRLPETSFSFQKNISNEIRGVKEKEEIEIIKEGALKTSKVFEKALSFLTKGITEKSFALILEDLLKKEGFENVSFPPIVLFGKNSSMPHGESGNTPLDENQAVLVDFGGIYKGYCTDFTRTLFFGNPDSSFIHIYSKLLNCQKTVIDKARTGMKAFQVDAIGRECLDSVSLGEFFQHSLGHGVGLEIHESPMVSPFSDIVIENGMVFTVEPGVYFENRFGIRIEDMVVVENDRLNVLTDFPKELILIKQE; encoded by the coding sequence ATGAAAAATTTCCAATTTGATTTTAAAAATAGAATTCAAAAATTAAGAGATTTTTTGTGTTTGAAGAAACAAAAGGCAGTTTTATTTACTGATTTAAAGGATATTTTTTATTTTTCAGGCTTTAAAGGTAGTAAAGCCTTTTTATTGATTACTGGCGACAAAGAATTTCTTATTACTGATTTCAGATACTTTGAAAAAGTTGATAAAGATGGTTGTTACGGTGAATTATTTAAGGTTAAATCAAGCTATTTTGATGATACTGCTGGATTTATTTTTTCTCTTAAAATTAAAGAAATTGTATTAGATGAGGCCAAAACAACTTGTGAGATTTACAATGAATTAACCTCACGATTACCTGAGACATCTTTTTCTTTTCAAAAAAATATTAGTAACGAAATAAGAGGTGTAAAAGAGAAAGAAGAAATTGAAATTATAAAGGAGGGGGCTTTAAAAACCTCAAAAGTTTTTGAGAAAGCCCTTTCTTTTTTGACAAAGGGGATAACGGAGAAATCTTTTGCTTTAATCCTTGAAGATCTGCTTAAAAAAGAGGGTTTTGAAAATGTGTCTTTTCCCCCTATTGTGTTGTTTGGGAAAAATTCAAGTATGCCCCATGGAGAATCAGGTAATACTCCATTAGATGAAAATCAGGCTGTGCTTGTTGATTTTGGCGGTATATATAAAGGCTATTGTACAGATTTTACAAGAACCTTGTTTTTTGGTAATCCCGATAGTTCTTTTATACACATTTACTCTAAACTTTTAAATTGTCAGAAAACTGTTATAGATAAAGCTCGTACCGGGATGAAGGCTTTTCAAGTTGATGCTATTGGTAGAGAGTGTCTTGATTCTGTTAGCCTGGGAGAATTTTTTCAACACAGCCTTGGACATGGAGTAGGGCTTGAGATTCATGAATCCCCTATGGTTTCCCCCTTTAGTGATATTGTTATTGAGAATGGAATGGTTTTTACTGTTGAGCCTGGAGTTTATTTTGAAAATAGGTTTGGCATTAGAATAGAAGATATGGTTGTAGTTGAAAATGATAGGTTGAATGTATTGACTGATTTTCCAAAAGAACTTATACTCATTAAGCAGGAATAA
- a CDS encoding Stp1/IreP family PP2C-type Ser/Thr phosphatase, which produces MNYSFFGITDVGQKRSHNEDAFLYDESHGLAVVADGMGGHAAGEIASGIAVEVISEFIRTMDKDGEVTWPFDYNNEFSFEANLLIAGINLANDKILQKVEENNKLKGMGTTVVAGLFKGEKVTIAHIGDSRAYYFRNGKLNLITEDHSWVNEQLKKGIISEEQAREHPFKNVVTQALGSGEKLFVDIDEVKVASDDIFLFCSDGVNSMLSYEEMQGIFEKFNGDIEQLGKKLIEGANQAGGDDNITVVIVRAYE; this is translated from the coding sequence ATGAATTACAGTTTTTTTGGGATAACTGATGTAGGGCAGAAAAGATCTCACAATGAGGATGCTTTTTTATACGATGAATCCCACGGATTAGCAGTGGTTGCTGATGGAATGGGTGGGCATGCCGCCGGTGAGATAGCTTCAGGGATTGCGGTAGAAGTGATAAGTGAATTTATAAGAACTATGGATAAAGACGGAGAGGTTACCTGGCCTTTTGATTACAACAATGAATTTTCTTTTGAGGCTAATCTTTTAATTGCAGGAATAAATTTAGCTAATGATAAAATCCTTCAAAAGGTTGAAGAAAATAATAAATTAAAGGGAATGGGGACTACTGTTGTTGCCGGATTGTTTAAAGGAGAAAAAGTTACTATTGCCCATATAGGGGACAGTAGAGCCTATTATTTTAGAAATGGGAAGTTAAACTTAATCACAGAAGACCACTCCTGGGTCAATGAACAATTAAAAAAAGGAATTATAAGTGAAGAACAGGCAAGGGAACACCCTTTTAAAAATGTGGTTACGCAGGCCTTAGGTAGTGGCGAAAAATTATTTGTGGATATAGATGAGGTAAAAGTAGCAAGTGATGATATTTTCCTTTTTTGTAGCGATGGAGTTAATTCTATGTTAAGTTATGAAGAGATGCAGGGTATTTTTGAGAAATTCAATGGAGATATTGAGCAGTTGGGAAAAAAGTTAATTGAGGGAGCAAATCAGGCTGGAGGGGATGACAATATAACCGTTGTTATTGTGAGGGCTTATGAATAA
- a CDS encoding tetratricopeptide repeat protein has protein sequence MLEKIDLVKQVEKKIKNNDYKGALGDITRCLELYPNFIVAKVLKAECLLNLNNAEEALALANEVLFSSPDNIKARKIAIEANLRVGNVEEAKSHVDFLGFLLPANHPYLDEIKKKINEQEKLSQVDNDETFEIERTELTNDKDEQPDEVIENVDQELKEEDYPVEKTKEISEDERIETDRDEDELVKDSEEKEDDFLIESQDIEEEIGDEYSSGEQVDEIKKEEVVTGVLPDQISTVTLPDKKEEPEIKTRTLALIYERQGMFEEALEILENLFDETQDIELLKDIERIKTKLKGGDKNEFVIKKIKILENWLERVKWHSSN, from the coding sequence ATGCTCGAAAAGATTGATTTAGTAAAACAGGTTGAGAAAAAGATAAAAAACAATGATTATAAAGGGGCACTTGGTGACATCACCAGGTGCCTCGAATTGTATCCAAATTTTATTGTAGCCAAGGTTTTGAAGGCAGAGTGCCTGCTTAACCTTAATAATGCGGAAGAGGCTCTCGCTCTTGCAAATGAAGTATTATTTTCAAGTCCTGATAATATTAAAGCAAGAAAGATTGCTATTGAGGCTAATTTAAGAGTGGGTAATGTAGAAGAAGCAAAAAGTCATGTTGATTTTTTAGGCTTTCTTCTTCCTGCAAATCACCCTTATTTAGATGAAATTAAGAAGAAGATTAATGAACAAGAAAAGTTAAGTCAGGTTGACAATGATGAAACCTTTGAAATTGAAAGAACTGAATTAACTAATGATAAAGATGAACAGCCAGATGAAGTTATTGAAAATGTAGATCAGGAATTAAAAGAAGAAGACTACCCTGTTGAGAAAACAAAAGAGATTTCTGAAGACGAAAGAATAGAAACTGATAGGGACGAAGATGAATTGGTAAAGGATTCTGAAGAAAAAGAAGATGATTTCCTGATTGAATCTCAGGATATTGAGGAAGAAATCGGAGATGAGTATTCAAGCGGAGAGCAGGTAGATGAAATTAAAAAAGAAGAAGTTGTAACAGGAGTTCTTCCGGATCAGATTTCAACAGTCACATTACCTGACAAAAAAGAAGAGCCTGAAATAAAGACAAGGACACTGGCTTTGATATATGAAAGACAGGGTATGTTTGAAGAGGCTCTTGAGATATTAGAGAATCTTTTTGATGAAACTCAAGATATAGAGCTTCTAAAAGATATTGAAAGAATTAAAACCAAATTAAAGGGCGGAGATAAAAACGAATTTGTTATTAAAAAAATAAAGATTCTTGAAAATTGGTTAGAGAGAGTGAAATGGCATTCAAGCAATTAA
- a CDS encoding type IV pilus inner membrane component PilO has protein sequence MENLSPKAQAGLLIGLLAIFYLIGYLVFIKGWYSSTASYNKQIEKLDKEIKEAKKLTKHIEQFRAKKKDLQNQLKILKQILPSKEEAGQLYSKLNKMAQESGVEIVEIKAGQKKPMGITFELPYKIKMKARYHDVGFFFAKLANFEKIINITEFKMEKPKKITSKYSVFVDCTASTYIYNENADNMEADNSTNRRRRR, from the coding sequence ATGGAAAATCTATCTCCTAAGGCACAGGCCGGGTTGCTAATAGGTTTGCTTGCTATTTTTTACCTTATAGGGTATTTGGTTTTTATAAAAGGCTGGTATTCGTCCACAGCTTCTTACAATAAGCAAATAGAAAAACTTGATAAAGAAATAAAAGAAGCAAAAAAGCTAACAAAACATATTGAACAATTTAGAGCAAAAAAGAAGGATTTGCAAAATCAATTAAAAATATTGAAACAAATTCTTCCTAGCAAAGAGGAAGCAGGCCAGCTTTACAGTAAATTAAATAAAATGGCTCAGGAAAGTGGAGTAGAAATAGTTGAAATTAAGGCAGGACAGAAAAAGCCCATGGGCATAACCTTTGAGCTTCCTTACAAGATCAAAATGAAAGCAAGGTATCATGATGTTGGCTTTTTCTTTGCAAAACTTGCAAACTTTGAAAAAATTATCAATATAACAGAGTTTAAAATGGAAAAACCAAAAAAGATTACTTCTAAATATTCAGTTTTTGTTGATTGTACAGCTTCCACATATATTTACAACGAGAATGCAGACAATATGGAGGCCGACAATTCAACAAATAGAAGGAGAAGAAGATGA
- the pilM gene encoding type IV pilus assembly protein PilM: MLFKRKKQLIGLDIGSSFVKLVELKDLGKGKNFQLVNVGVEPVPPQSIVDGGIMDSFAVSEAVRALFERLNVKNEKVAIAVSGNGVIIKKITLPKMSMEELNDQIKFEAEQYIPFEIDEVNIDYEVVDSSEDDQMDVVLVAAKKDVISDYTSVVVQAGLEPLVVDVAAFALQNAYEFNHLIDQDLITALVNIGASSTNINILLGNKSLFWRDLSVGGSLYTQNIQKELGIDFDSAENLKKGNNVEGIAFDSVIPIINQTSEELIGEFLKTFEFFKATSQFSTIDKIVLSGGAAKTHGLDKMLEDKSGVRVEIFNPFENIKVDESVFDPEFINDVSTMVSIAVGLSLRKEM; the protein is encoded by the coding sequence GTGTTATTTAAGAGAAAAAAACAATTAATCGGGCTTGACATTGGTTCTTCTTTTGTAAAACTTGTGGAATTAAAAGATTTAGGTAAGGGGAAAAATTTTCAACTTGTGAATGTTGGAGTTGAACCAGTTCCGCCTCAAAGTATAGTTGATGGCGGGATAATGGATTCATTTGCCGTATCTGAGGCGGTAAGAGCGCTTTTTGAGAGATTAAATGTTAAAAATGAGAAAGTAGCTATTGCCGTTTCTGGTAATGGGGTAATTATAAAAAAAATTACCTTGCCAAAAATGAGCATGGAGGAATTAAACGACCAGATTAAATTTGAGGCAGAGCAATATATTCCTTTTGAAATTGACGAGGTGAATATTGACTATGAGGTTGTAGATTCCAGTGAAGATGACCAGATGGATGTGGTGTTGGTTGCGGCAAAGAAGGATGTCATAAGCGATTATACCTCAGTTGTTGTTCAGGCGGGACTTGAGCCACTTGTAGTTGATGTTGCCGCATTTGCTCTCCAAAACGCCTATGAGTTTAACCATTTAATAGATCAGGATTTAATTACCGCTCTTGTTAATATAGGGGCATCCTCCACCAATATAAATATTCTTTTAGGTAACAAATCATTATTCTGGAGAGACCTTTCTGTTGGAGGTTCTCTCTACACTCAAAATATTCAGAAAGAGCTTGGAATTGATTTTGATAGTGCAGAGAATCTAAAAAAAGGCAATAATGTTGAGGGCATTGCATTTGACAGCGTAATACCTATTATTAATCAAACATCAGAGGAGTTGATAGGAGAATTTTTGAAAACCTTTGAGTTTTTTAAAGCAACTTCCCAGTTTTCAACAATTGATAAAATTGTGTTATCCGGTGGAGCTGCAAAAACCCACGGCCTTGATAAGATGTTAGAGGATAAATCAGGAGTTAGGGTTGAAATATTTAACCCCTTTGAAAACATAAAGGTTGATGAAAGTGTATTTGACCCTGAGTTTATAAATGATGTATCTACAATGGTTTCAATAGCAGTGGGATTATCACTGAGAAAGGAGATGTAA
- a CDS encoding PilN domain-containing protein: protein MIQINLLSGKENLAKDFDTKVFAPKETGGGGDKSDQLIQMGAAVVFIIGLVILGIWMFMAYNGVSKAKRLLAQKRAEKKKYESLIKEQDALQKELDLLKKKTDLINNLKSRQSIPVKILEELFNRCPDSVWFESISKKGNLLDLKGQAKNSESANNYYQFLSESPIVKSLQYPILKKVEKSKIPGIVYFEFKITLKDKMDKE, encoded by the coding sequence ATGATACAAATAAATCTTCTTTCAGGGAAGGAAAATTTAGCAAAAGATTTTGATACAAAGGTGTTTGCCCCGAAAGAAACAGGCGGTGGTGGAGATAAGAGCGATCAGTTAATCCAAATGGGCGCAGCGGTTGTTTTTATTATTGGTCTTGTTATTCTTGGTATCTGGATGTTTATGGCGTATAACGGGGTAAGTAAAGCCAAAAGGCTGCTTGCTCAGAAAAGGGCAGAAAAGAAAAAGTATGAAAGTTTAATAAAAGAGCAAGATGCTCTCCAAAAGGAACTGGATTTATTGAAAAAGAAGACTGATTTAATTAATAATCTTAAATCCAGGCAGTCAATCCCAGTTAAGATTCTTGAAGAGTTGTTTAATAGATGTCCGGATAGTGTGTGGTTTGAAAGCATTTCTAAAAAGGGAAATCTTCTTGATTTGAAAGGGCAGGCAAAAAACTCAGAATCAGCGAACAATTACTACCAATTTTTGTCAGAATCCCCTATTGTTAAATCATTGCAATATCCTATTTTGAAAAAAGTTGAAAAATCAAAAATCCCGGGTATTGTTTATTTTGAATTTAAAATAACATTAAAAGATAAGATGGATAAGGAGTGA
- a CDS encoding type IV pilus secretin PilQ, whose protein sequence is MFKRVFLLLCLISLSQVVFGFSIKGINFVENKSGTKVTVIHDSNNPLHYNIVTNNGRLFVVEIEGIGNIKTEVPVINTEEVMSFNAEPIDDVIRLTFLLKDNVKAKVLNNPRTLSFIFYPVKDKTTIKSIDVEDVLDNLTLVKFACNKKPYYTIEKDNNIVTLVLHNASLATNINDIKGVKVSQLDDDVIVKVQKDVEHLSTRVKFSNNSLLLYVGEQVQAAQETTPEQVTGNEELQYAFLTKTIAGGQKKYVGEKIGLIDIKDIDIRDLLRYIADFAGLNLIVDSSVEGTATYRFKDIPWDQALDIILKDKGLGSELQNGVLRVATLDKFRKEAEERRKLKEEKELAVDTQTIAKSLSYAKAKEVEPILKSFLSKRGQIIVDERTNTVIITDIPKKIPPILEMIDLLDRANTQVLIEARIVETKKVFAKEIGIQWGFTGIYDSSLGTQTGMSFPNTIRVGGTVNPADGTLGPIGSGYAVNLPAVNTTSSIGLMLGNVLGSFSLDMVLSAMENEGMGRILSRPHVVAQNNKTAVIESGARIPIQTVQNNTVTVKYINASLKLEVTPQITAEGTIIMDLNVKKEEPDWTHTVQGNPTIITRNANTQVLVKDGGTTVIGGIFQVNDQNSNDYVPGLRNIPLISWLFRHKLESSENNELLIFITPKIVK, encoded by the coding sequence ATGTTTAAACGTGTTTTTCTGTTACTTTGCTTAATATCGTTAAGCCAGGTGGTGTTTGGGTTTTCTATTAAGGGGATAAACTTTGTAGAAAACAAAAGTGGGACAAAAGTTACTGTTATTCATGACAGCAATAACCCCCTCCACTATAATATTGTGACAAATAACGGGAGATTGTTTGTGGTTGAAATAGAGGGGATTGGAAATATAAAAACAGAGGTTCCTGTTATAAATACAGAAGAGGTAATGTCATTCAATGCTGAACCTATTGATGATGTTATTAGATTGACCTTTTTGCTAAAGGATAATGTGAAGGCCAAAGTATTGAACAATCCAAGAACCCTGTCTTTTATATTCTATCCTGTAAAGGATAAAACGACTATAAAATCAATTGATGTTGAAGATGTCCTTGACAACTTAACTCTTGTAAAGTTTGCATGCAATAAAAAACCTTATTATACAATTGAAAAAGACAACAATATTGTGACTTTAGTTTTGCATAATGCATCTTTAGCAACTAATATCAATGATATAAAAGGCGTTAAAGTATCGCAGCTTGATGATGATGTAATTGTAAAAGTTCAGAAAGATGTTGAACACCTTTCAACCAGGGTTAAGTTTTCAAACAACAGCTTACTTCTCTATGTAGGCGAACAGGTTCAAGCTGCACAGGAAACTACCCCAGAACAAGTAACCGGGAATGAGGAACTGCAGTATGCTTTTTTAACAAAGACTATTGCAGGTGGCCAAAAAAAGTATGTGGGAGAAAAGATTGGTTTAATTGATATTAAAGATATTGATATAAGAGATTTGCTCAGATACATAGCAGATTTTGCAGGCTTAAACCTTATTGTTGATTCCTCTGTTGAAGGGACTGCTACATATAGATTTAAAGATATTCCCTGGGATCAGGCATTAGACATTATATTAAAAGACAAAGGTTTGGGAAGTGAATTACAAAACGGTGTTTTAAGGGTTGCAACACTTGATAAGTTTAGAAAAGAGGCTGAAGAGAGAAGAAAACTTAAAGAGGAAAAGGAACTTGCAGTAGATACTCAGACAATAGCAAAATCCCTTTCATATGCAAAAGCAAAAGAAGTTGAACCTATTTTGAAATCATTCCTTTCAAAAAGAGGGCAGATAATTGTTGATGAAAGGACAAATACCGTAATTATTACAGATATTCCCAAAAAGATCCCGCCTATTTTAGAAATGATTGACCTTCTTGATAGGGCGAATACTCAGGTACTTATTGAGGCAAGAATTGTAGAAACCAAAAAGGTTTTTGCAAAAGAAATAGGTATTCAATGGGGATTCACTGGAATATACGATTCATCTCTGGGTACCCAGACAGGTATGTCATTTCCAAATACTATTAGGGTAGGTGGAACTGTAAACCCGGCAGACGGGACATTGGGGCCAATTGGAAGTGGTTATGCGGTTAATTTGCCTGCTGTGAATACTACATCTTCAATAGGATTGATGTTAGGGAATGTCTTAGGTTCATTCTCCCTTGATATGGTTTTGTCTGCAATGGAAAATGAAGGAATGGGAAGGATTTTATCAAGACCTCATGTCGTTGCTCAGAATAATAAAACAGCGGTTATTGAAAGTGGTGCGAGAATCCCTATTCAGACAGTTCAGAACAATACGGTAACTGTGAAGTACATTAATGCTTCGTTGAAATTAGAGGTGACACCTCAGATTACGGCTGAAGGAACTATAATTATGGATTTGAATGTTAAAAAAGAGGAGCCTGACTGGACACATACTGTTCAGGGTAACCCGACAATTATTACAAGAAATGCAAATACCCAGGTGCTTGTAAAGGATGGCGGCACTACGGTAATAGGTGGAATTTTCCAGGTAAATGATCAGAATTCTAACGACTATGTTCCAGGTTTAAGAAACATTCCGTTGATAAGCTGGTTATTTAGGCACAAGCTTGAAAGTTCTGAAAATAATGAATTATTGATTTTTATAACCCCAAAAATAGTTAAATAA